In the genome of Bubalus kerabau isolate K-KA32 ecotype Philippines breed swamp buffalo chromosome 8, PCC_UOA_SB_1v2, whole genome shotgun sequence, one region contains:
- the FIGNL1 gene encoding fidgetin-like protein 1, producing the protein MQASSSRSVHLSDWQKNYFALTSGTCTPGQKADAYRAQILRIQYAWANSDISQVCATTLFRKYAEKYSAVIDSDNVETGLNNYAESILTLARSQQTDSDKWKSGLSVNNVFKLSSVQEMMRAGKKSKDSLLAPADASLVIHKEATVFDLPTFSVCGGSGESNLLTNSAHGADRTQEFPEGGPSLTCPQSAQPPLVINTTKTCPVASAPFGESGLAKFHAKPLFGNVKKENNSFVKGNIGLNVFSSNQSCFPSFCENARDKKAFYGAGTIDALSTPILNKAFSKTEDNGQRGESSLPAFKTAKEQLWVDQQKKHHQPQRASGSSYGGVKKSLGAGRSRGIFGKFVPPVPKQDGGDPGGGMQYKPQGTGTADPAHPMDERLKNLEPRMIELIMNEIMDQGPPVNWEDIAGVEFAKATIKEIVVWPMLRPDIFTGLRGPPKGILLFGPPGTGKTLIGKCIASQAGATFFSISASSLTSKWVGEGEKMVRALFAVARCQQPAVIFIDEIDSLLSQRGDGEHESSRRIKTEFLVQLDGAATSSEDRILVVGATNRPQEIDEAARRRLVKRLYIPLPEASARKQIVVNLMSKEQCCLSEEELALVVQHSDGFSGADMTQLCREASLGPIRSLQAADIATITPDQVRPIAYSDFESAFRTVRPSVSPEDLELYENWNRTFGCGK; encoded by the coding sequence ATGCAGGCCTCCAGCTCCAGGTCTGTACACCTGAGTGACTGGCAGAAGAATTACTTTGCACTTACATCGGGTACGTGTACACCTGGACAGAAGGCAGATGCTTACCGAGCGCAGATACTCCGCATTCAGTATGCATGGGCAAACTCGGATATCTCCCAGGTCTGTGCTACTACACTGTTCAGAAAATACGCAGAGAAATATTCTGCAGTTATTGATTCTGACAATGTTGAAACTGGCTTGAATAACTATGCAGAAAGCATTTTGACTCTTGCAAGATCTCAGCAAACTGACAGTGACAAATGGAAGTCTGGATTGTCAGTAAATAATGTGTTCAAACTGAGCAGTGTGCAGGAGATGATGCGTGCTGGCAAGAAATCCAAAGACTCTCTGTTGGCGCCTGCTGACGCATCACTAGTCATCCACAAAGAGGCCACTGTCTTTGACCTTCCTACATTTAGCGTTTGTGGTGGTTCTGGGGAGAGCAACCTGTTGACTAACTCAGCCCATGGTGCCGACAGGACTCAAGAGTTTCCAGAGGGTGGTCCTTCTTTGACGTGCCCTCAGAGTGCCCAGCCACCTCTGGTCATTAACACCACTAAGACATGTCCTGTAGCCTCAGCACCTtttggtgagtcaggccttgcaAAGTTCCATGCCAAACCATTATTTGGGAAtgtcaaaaaggaaaataacagctTTGTAAAAGGCAATATAGGTCTCAATGTGTTCTCATCTAATCagtcttgttttccttctttctgtgaaAATGCACGGGACAAAAAAGCTTTTTATGGTGCTGGCACCATTGATGCACTTTCCACCCCAATACTGAATAAGGCTTTTAGTAAAACAGAAGATAATGGCCAAAGAGGGGAGAGCAGCCTGCCTGCTTTTAAAACTGCAAAGGAACAGTTATGGGTAGATCAGCAGAAAAAGCACCACCAGCCCCAACGTGCATCAGGGTCTTCATATGGTGGAGTGAAAAAGTCTCTGGGGGCTGGTAGATCCCGAGGGATATTTGGAAAGTTTGTTCCTCCTGTACCTAAGCAAGATGGGGGAGATCCGGGTGGGGGGATGCAGTATAAGCCTCAGGGTACAGGTACTGCAGACCCAGCACATCCCATGGACGAGCGTCTGAAGAACTTGGAGCCCAGAATGATTGAGCTTATTATGAATGAGATTATGGATCAGGGACCTCCAGTAAATTGGGAAGATATCGCAGGCGTGGAATTTGCCAAGGCCACAATAAAGGAGATAGTTGTGTGGCCCATGTTGCGGCCAGACATATTCACTGGCCTACGAGGACCCCCTAAAGGCATTCTGCTCTTCGGTCCTCCTGGCACTGGTAAGACTCTGATTGGCAAGTGCATTGCTAGTCAGGCTGGGGCAACGTTCTTCAGTATCTCTGCTTCCTCCTTGACTTCCAAGTGGGTGGGTGAGGGGGAGAAAATGGTCCGTGCATTGTTTGCTGTAGCAAGATGTCAGCAACCAGCTGTGATATTTATTGATGAAATTGATTCCTTGTTATCTCAACGCGGAGATGGTGAGCACGAATCTTCTAGAAGGATAAAAACCGAATTTCTAGTTCAGTTAGATGGGGCAGCCACATCTTCTGAAGACCGTATTCTAGTGGTGGGAGCAACCAACCGGCCACAAGAAATTGACGAGGCTGCCCGGAGAAGGCTGGTGAAAAGGCTGTATATTCCCCTCCCAGAAGCTTCAGCCAGGAAACAGATAGTAGTTAATCtgatgtccaaggagcagtgctGCCTCAGTGAGGAGGAGCTCGCGCTGGTGGTGCAGCATTCTGACGGGTTCTCTGGGGCAGACATGACTCAGCTGTGCCGGGAGGCGTCTCTGGGTCCTATTCGCAGTTTGCAGGCTGCTGACATTGCCACCATAACGCCTGATCAAGTTCGCCCAATAGCTTACAGTGACTTTGAAAGTGCTTTCAGAACTGTGCGACCTAGTGTATCTCCTGAAGATTTAGAGCTTTATGAAAACTGGAACAGGACTTTTGGTTGTGGAAAATAA